The Amycolatopsis camponoti genome segment CGTCGCCCAGGGGCTGGTGCTCAACGCGCTCGACCCGGCCCACGCCAAGACGCCGCCCTGCGTGCCGGTGCCGCCGGTGATCAGCGGGCAGATCGGCTGAGTTTCGCCACATGAGACATAACCCACCGCCGGGGCGGTTTTCCGCTCCGGCGGTGTCACCCTCGAAGGATGTACTGGCCGGTTCCGGCGTCCTGGACGCCCCATGACGAAGCCGAGCTGGTCGCCGGCTGGCGGCTGTGGCTCGAGCTGTCCGACCGCGCCTGGCCGACGGCCGCCTGGGACGGCACGCCCGCCGGGGCCGTCGCCCAGCTGCGGGAGCTCCTGGCCGCGTGCGATGAGATCGAAACCGCTTACCGCGCGGCCGCGCGCGAGCCGTCGCCCGGCTTCCTCAGCTTGACGCAGGGGCTCGCCGTCACGGCCGGTTCGGCGATCTCGCTCTGGTTCGACGACGTCGACCCGCTGGACGGCGAACGCGCCGCCCTGCTGCACGACGACCTCGTGCGCTTCGCCGAACAGGCCGAGCAGGTACTGACGCTGCTGGCGGTCAACGGCGGCTGGGCCCGCCTCGACGAGGTGCGGCGCCGCCCCGCCTAAGCGAGCGTCGGGTCGGTGCCGCCGCCCGGGACGGCGAGGAACTCCGTGCCGCCGAGCATCTCGTCGAGCGGGCGGGCCAGCCGCAGCCTCGGCCCCGGGGCCAGCGTGCAGCTCAGCGTCAATTCCGTGTCGAGGTGCTCGCGGCGCTCGATGCGGTGGTGCGTCCGCTCGCCGGCGAGCGACCAGGTGCCGTCCAGGATCATGCCGAGCCGGATCAGGAGCCGGCTCGCCGTGCCCTCCCACGTGAAGCGGTGGACGACGAACGCCGTGCTCCAGCTCGACCAGTACTGCCAGCCCGTGCCGTCGGGGCGGAAGCCCAGTTCGGTGTATTCGGTCGAACCGGGGTGCACCTCCGACTCCGACCAGTAGCCGACCAGCCGCGCATCCATGCCGGAATCGTCCCATCACAGCGCGCGATTGCGCCGCATGGCCCAGCGGGGTGCGCTCCGGGATGGGTACCCACACGGTATGAACCGGACATCAGACGGCGTGCGCCGGACCGAGGGTTCCGCCCGAAGAGGCGCGAACCGGACCGAGGCCGAAGCCGAAAAGGGCGAGAAGAGCGACACCGCGCAGCTGCTCGGCCGGATCGGCATGGCCTGCTACGGCGTCGTCCACCTCGTCATCGCCTACCTGGCCGTGCAGGTCGCCGTCGGGAGCAGCGAGCAGGCCGACCAGAAGGGCGCACTGCAGCAGGTCGGTTCGACGGCGTTCGGCCAGGTCCTGCTCTGGATCCTCGCCGTCGGCCTGGTCCTGTTCGGCCTCTGGCAGTTCATGATGGCCGCCACCGGCTACGAATGGGTCAGCGGCGGCAAGCGCACGCGCAAGCGGATCGGCGCGGCCGCGCGCGGCGTCGTCGTCATCGCGCTGGGCTTCACCGCCTTCAAGATCGCCACCGGCAGCGGTGGCGGTGGGTCGGGCAACCAGACCCAGCAGGAGTTCACCGGGAAGCTGCTCCAGCTGCCCGCGGGCCCGGCGCTGGTGGTCATCGCCGCCGCCTGCGTCCTCGGAGTCGCGATCGCGGCCGGGGTGAAGGGCGTCAAGAAGAAGTTCCTCGAAGACCTCGACACGCAGGAGCTGCCGGGCAAGACGAAGCGCTGGATCGGCGGGGTGGGCCGGGTCGGCTACCTCGCGAAGGGCGTCGTCCTCGCCATCGTCGCGTTCCTGCTCGCCATCGCCGGGTTCACGGCCGACCCGAACAAGGCCGGCGGGCTGGACGCCGCGCTCAAGACGCTCGCCGCCCAGCCCTTCGGCACCGTGCTGCTGATCGTGGTGGCGCTCGGCCTCGCCTCCTTCGGCGCGTACTGCTTCGGCGCGGCCTGGGCGCACAAGCGCTAACGCCGGGCCACCTGCGCGAGGTACTCCTTGCGGTCCAAGGGGTTCTGGCCGGTCCGCGGCCGCACCGGCGGCGGACCGGGGTAGGGCCGGTAGTCCTCGAACTCGCTGAGGAAGACGCCTTCGCCCTGGCTGAGCGCCGGGAGCGCCTGCTCGAACGCGTGGACGTGCTCCGCGGGGATCGTGCCGTGCAGCGTGCACGACGACGGCCCGGTCACCGGCTCGCCGGGCACCGCGCGCAGGTCCGCGAGCTTGAGCAGCGCCGCGCTGACGGCGTTCGCCGGGACCTCCAGCTCGAAGCGGTGCACCGGCTCGTGCACCCGCGTGCCGGCCTCCTTCAGCGCCGCCATCAGCACCAGCGGCGTCATCTTGCGGAAGTCGCCCGCCGCACTGAGCGGGCTGAAGAACGCCGTGTGCGTCAGCGTGACGGCCACGCCCAGCACTTCCCAGCCGTATAACCCCTGCTCCAGCGTGGCGTGGACGGTCTCGTCGATGGCCTTGTGGAACGCGAGCGGCAGCGAACCCAGCTCGACCGAAAGCCCGAACGTGCGGCCGGGGCCGGGCTCCACCCGCAGCCCGACCGTCGCGAAGAAGTACAGCCGCTGCTCCGGATCCAGCCCCTCGAGGGCTTCCCCGCAGCCGACCGGCTTCTCGACGTACAGGGTGCTCGTCCGCTCGAACGTGACGTCGATGCCGGCGCCGTCGGCCAGCATCGAGCGCAGCACCTCCTTCTGCACTTCGCCGTAGAGCCGGACCGAGATGTCGTGGCCGTGGCGGCGGACGTCGATCAGCGGGTCCTCTTCGGACAGTCGCGTCAGCGCCGTGAACAGCGCCGCGGCCTGCTCGGGCCGGACCGGCCGCACGACGGTCTCCAGGCTCGGCGGCGCGAACACGCCGTCGCCGGCGGGGCCGGGGGAGCCGAGCCGGTCGCCGATGCGGACCTCCCGCAGCCCGCGCACCCGGGCGACGTCCCCGGCGAGCGCCACGTCGTCGCCGGCGACCTCGAGCGCCGAGACCCGGCCGGTGAACTCGGTTTCGCCGCGGAAGAAAGGGATTCGCTGTCGCGCGGCCAGTGAACCGGAGTGCAGGCGGGCGTAGGCGATCTTCTCCCCGGCGCGGCCGCGGTCGATCTTGAAGACCGTCGCGTGCAGTGGCCCGTCGCCGGTGCGTTCGGTCGCCGGGAGCAGCTCGGTCATCGCCGTCACCAGGTCCGCGACGCCGTCGCCGGTGAGCGCCGAGCCGGACAGGACGGGGTGCAGCTCGGCGCGGGCGACCTGCCGGGCCAGCTCGGCTCGACAGGACGCGGCGTCGACTCGGTCGTCCACATAGGACGCCAGGAAGGCGTCGTCGCCGTCGGCCAGGAACTCGGCCAGCTCGCCGGATGACGCGTTCAGCGTGATCGCCCGGGGCGTGAGCTTCGCGCGGATATCGCCGAGCTGGTCGCGCGCGCCCATCCGGTCGGTCTTGTTGACGAAGATCAGCACCGGGATGCCGAGCCGGCGCAGTGTGCGCATCAGGACGCGGGTCTGGGCCTGGACGCCCTCGACCGCGGACACGACGAGCACGGCGCCGTCGAGGACGCGCAGCGCGCGCTCGACCTCCGCGATGAAGTCCGAGTGACCCGGGGTGTCGATGAGCGTGATCCGGGTGTCGCCGGTCGTGAACGAGACCACCGCGGAGCGGATGGTGATGCCGCGACGGCGTTCGAGCTCGAGGGAGTCGGTCTGGGTGTCGCCGCGGTCGACGCTGCCGAGGCGCGCGATGGCGCCGGCTTCGAAGAGCAGGCGCTCGGTCAGGCTGGTCTTACCGGCGTCGACGTGCGCCAGGATGCCGATGTTCAGGGTTTTCACGGTCGTGGGAAGTCCTTTGTGATGCGGGTGACAGGCCGGGTCGGACGGTCTGTCGGCGCATCGGGGTCTCCTCACGGTCGTGGACGCAGGTCAGGGCGAAGATAGCCCCGCGGCGGGGCGCGCGAAAAGCGAATTTCCGTCCCTGTCGGTTCCCTGTCGATCACCCTCCGGAGCTTCGATCCGGGGTCCCGGCGCCCTAACTTGGGGCGGGTCAGTTGAAAATTCACCCACCGGGGAGCTGAAACCGGATGTTCGGACGATTCAAGGACGTGGCCCTGCTGCTGGGGAGGATCGGCGTCGCGGTCGTCTTCCTCGCGCACGGCCTCCAGAAGTGGAACAACGGCATCGACGGCACGGCGAAGTTCTTCTCGATGACGGGCATCCCGCTGCCCACGGTCGCCGCGGTCTTCGCGATGACCGTCGAAATCCTCGGCTCGATCGCGTTCATCGTCGGGTTCCTGATGCCGCTGGTCGGCATCGGGTACGTCGTGATCTCCGTGGGCGCGCTGCTCTCGGTGCACATCGACAACGGGCTGACCGGCCAGGGCGGCTACGAGCTGGTCCTGGTGCTCGCGCTCGCCGGGCTGGCGCTCGGCTTCAACGGCGGCCGGCTTTCGCTCGACCACCTGCTGTGGGGCCGCAAGCGGGCCCGCCGCGAAGCCGAGGCCAGCGAGCTGCAGAACGCCTAGGCCGGGAGGTCCGCCGTGGTGCGCTCCGCATCACGGCGGGCTCC includes the following:
- a CDS encoding DoxX family protein produces the protein MFGRFKDVALLLGRIGVAVVFLAHGLQKWNNGIDGTAKFFSMTGIPLPTVAAVFAMTVEILGSIAFIVGFLMPLVGIGYVVISVGALLSVHIDNGLTGQGGYELVLVLALAGLALGFNGGRLSLDHLLWGRKRARREAEASELQNA
- a CDS encoding elongation factor G, whose amino-acid sequence is MKTLNIGILAHVDAGKTSLTERLLFEAGAIARLGSVDRGDTQTDSLELERRRGITIRSAVVSFTTGDTRITLIDTPGHSDFIAEVERALRVLDGAVLVVSAVEGVQAQTRVLMRTLRRLGIPVLIFVNKTDRMGARDQLGDIRAKLTPRAITLNASSGELAEFLADGDDAFLASYVDDRVDAASCRAELARQVARAELHPVLSGSALTGDGVADLVTAMTELLPATERTGDGPLHATVFKIDRGRAGEKIAYARLHSGSLAARQRIPFFRGETEFTGRVSALEVAGDDVALAGDVARVRGLREVRIGDRLGSPGPAGDGVFAPPSLETVVRPVRPEQAAALFTALTRLSEEDPLIDVRRHGHDISVRLYGEVQKEVLRSMLADGAGIDVTFERTSTLYVEKPVGCGEALEGLDPEQRLYFFATVGLRVEPGPGRTFGLSVELGSLPLAFHKAIDETVHATLEQGLYGWEVLGVAVTLTHTAFFSPLSAAGDFRKMTPLVLMAALKEAGTRVHEPVHRFELEVPANAVSAALLKLADLRAVPGEPVTGPSSCTLHGTIPAEHVHAFEQALPALSQGEGVFLSEFEDYRPYPGPPPVRPRTGQNPLDRKEYLAQVARR
- a CDS encoding DUF1206 domain-containing protein, translated to MNRTSDGVRRTEGSARRGANRTEAEAEKGEKSDTAQLLGRIGMACYGVVHLVIAYLAVQVAVGSSEQADQKGALQQVGSTAFGQVLLWILAVGLVLFGLWQFMMAATGYEWVSGGKRTRKRIGAAARGVVVIALGFTAFKIATGSGGGGSGNQTQQEFTGKLLQLPAGPALVVIAAACVLGVAIAAGVKGVKKKFLEDLDTQELPGKTKRWIGGVGRVGYLAKGVVLAIVAFLLAIAGFTADPNKAGGLDAALKTLAAQPFGTVLLIVVALGLASFGAYCFGAAWAHKR